The following are encoded together in the Oceanobacillus zhaokaii genome:
- the rpiA gene encoding ribose-5-phosphate isomerase RpiA translates to MNEKKIVGEKAVEFIKDGMVVGLGTGTTVYYSIIKLGKLVKEGLNIQGIPTSVQTEELAKQLGIPLVSCNEVEQIDVAIDGADEVNSDLDLIKGGGGALLREKIIAKAANKFIVVATPSKMVGNLGSFQLPVEVAPFGVELTEKHIRKYGINPILRQIEGNPYKTDNGNYIFDCSFPDSLNVKELEEKLNLIPGVVENGLFINMTDIVVSLDDEKNIVLIER, encoded by the coding sequence TTGAATGAAAAAAAAATAGTTGGTGAAAAAGCGGTAGAATTCATAAAAGATGGTATGGTGGTAGGTCTTGGCACAGGAACAACTGTATATTATTCAATCATTAAACTGGGGAAATTAGTTAAAGAAGGACTTAATATTCAAGGAATTCCTACCTCTGTACAAACAGAGGAATTAGCTAAACAGTTAGGGATCCCACTAGTAAGCTGCAATGAAGTAGAGCAAATTGATGTCGCGATTGATGGGGCTGATGAAGTTAATTCTGATTTAGATTTGATTAAGGGCGGAGGTGGCGCTCTTCTAAGAGAGAAAATAATTGCCAAGGCAGCAAACAAGTTTATTGTAGTAGCGACACCTTCTAAAATGGTAGGTAATTTAGGGTCATTTCAGCTTCCGGTAGAAGTTGCTCCGTTTGGTGTTGAATTAACAGAGAAACATATCCGGAAATATGGAATTAACCCTATTCTCCGTCAGATTGAGGGTAATCCATATAAGACCGATAATGGTAACTATATTTTTGATTGCAGCTTTCCAGATTCATTAAACGTAAAGGAACTAGAAGAAAAGCTTAACCTGATTCCAGGAGTAGTTGAAAATGGTTTATTTATCAATATGACGGACATTGTCGTTTCATTAGATGATGAAAAAAATATTGTATTAATAGAAAGATAG